The nucleotide window TAACTTATATaggcaaaatatacatataatagatAGAATTGTCCATATGAACAGTGAgtgttgtgatttttaaaaatctgatcaatataattatataaattatatataacatattaaaagttttcattaaagTCATAGTACCTTCCAacaatgtagatttttttaaaaatagtttttgttttgtattggagtacagctgattaataatgtgagtttcaggtgaacagtgaagggactgggccacagatatacatgtatccattcttcccaaaCTCTCCTCAAAGGGAGGATTTTTTTGCTAGAAAAATATTAGAGATTTCCTAGTCCAAATTCAATTCTTGAATTATAACAGGACTGAAATGACTCGCTAAGGCTAACTTGTTTAACCAATCTCTTTACTTTTGGACCACTAATCTTTATCCCATACCACATAGCTTGCTAAGGCTTCTAAATATACTTCATTAACTGCACTATTGATACTATTAATGTGTAAAAAAGTCAATTCATATAAAGTTCTGGTTACaaatttctagtttttattttaccaCAAGATAATAATTTGAAACCAAATTTTtattgtgctcagtcgctcagtcatgtccaactctttgtgaccccatgaactgtagcccaccaggctcctctgtccatgggatttttcagacaagaatactggagtgggttgccatttccttctctaacatatgataataaaaacaacatgataataaaacaaatttttattaatattgtataataatatTAGTGAAAATAATCATATGGTAACATTAAATAGCAACAGCACAGTTTACATATTGAGAAACTGGACAGATTACTTTTGGgttttaatttctttacaattCTAACCATGAAAGACACTTTAAATCTCTATGTACTATTTAAACATaatattctaaaagaaaaagtacaataCTATTAAATATTATCAAATTAGTCCACTGAGTTGTCTTTTAGAAATTTAAGAAAGGCTAGgatgtttaagaaaaaataaagtttacacTTTTACAAAATATGCCAAATATTAGACTTCAAAAGAAAAGCTCCATACTTCATATTAATGTCCAGCTTAATGCTTTTAAAtctagaaaagaaatttaagaagtttCCCCTTCTACATTTaaggtatacttttttttttaacaactagaGCACATTCAGAGCACAAATGTCATTCTTTCATTAAAACAATGAGCTTAAATTCTCAGCTTATTTTAAGTACACAATTTTATCTGTGTAGAGTGTTTGCAATCACTGTAAGCCTCTGTCTCAGGAGCTCTCTTTTCTGTATTAGAAAGTTTTCGATAGTATTGGCTTCTTTGAAGAGTCCATCTATCTCGTCAATATAAGACGCATCTACTGCTGCTCTCtcactaaggggaaaaaaaggttttaTGTTAAACCAAATAGTCATAATATCTAGACACATCATCAAAATGATGTGCTTTATTATGCTATATTTGTCAGCTATTTCATTTAAATGGCTTTGTACAGTAGTTGGCTTCATTAATTTACCAACACTGCTCAGTATGTTAAattagttcaacaaatatttttgactaCTCAAAGTCCCTTGACACAGCAGAATGTGTATCTTATACATTATAATTCTAATATTAAACTACATACATTATTTTAACAGCCACACAAACATTATTCAAAACAGTGACTGCTCAGTAGTTCTCTAAAAAAACACCTTATAAAACATGACAGTTTCAGGTCAATAGAATACTTAAACTCAGCCTTCTAATATAGATTGATAACatttaatatttcataaatataaatatttatcttcagTATCACTCTATTATTATGGTTAACTTCACCAAATGgtatttttctcaaaatgttttcataaaattgTAAGTGTTTTATCAtctaattagaaaacaaaatatatccaGCCTCATTTCAGCTCTGAGAGTATCAAAACAAAAGATATTTAGTGGAAAAGTTAGTCTTTGAAAATAACCAGCTAATCTAAGAAACTGAGGTAGagtaaaaaatttgaaaactataaTTACCAAATAGGTTTTTTAGACCCTGAGCTAAACTTCCCATTATGGAGCTTCCAGAAGAAAACTTCTATGTCTAAAATAAAGACTCAAAAGAATATACCATAAGTACTTGCCTTAAGATCTTTGCATATGTTGACAGCATTAGATTAATTTCCTTGCTcatatctgtttaaaaaaattactaagtTATGAACTATAATAAAGTTTCCatattataaaatcaatatatagaaatataagcaCTTCACACATCACCATTCAAGTCTTTCTCCAGAGCTTCATCTTTATAAAATAGTCCAGAGCTTTCAGACAAAGAAGAATCTGATTTTCCAAGAGAGGACAGCTGTGGACTATCTGGCATTTGAGGCTaatataagaaagtaaaggaaataggcaaacaaGTTAATAAGATCCTTAAGATATAcacattctgttaaaaaaaaaaaaagaaagaaagaaaagaaaacagcaaataaaacaTCTCTCAGAAAAAAGCAAGCATGCTGGAAATGTAGGCCTAATAATCACTTGTTCATTTTATTGTAAATTTATATTAGACTTTGAAAATGCTATTAATCCCCTGATGAAAAAGTTTCCTGTATCTTGAGACAGCAGATGTTGCCATAGCAAAAGAGCAAAACTTTCATTTGGTTAACAGCCATATGCTTGCAAATTTTTGCAAGCTAACATAATCTTTAAGGGAACAAATAATGTCTCAAATGTAAAACAGATCAATTGGTAGGGGCAGCAGTGAAGAATGGCAGGATATAGTACTCTTCTTCAAAAAATATCAGTAGGTGTAGTACCTAAGTAtcctatttattaatatatatcaaaataattaAAGTCCTACATATCAAAAGTCATGCACCCACTTCTGTCTCTAGATCACAAATTACCACAAAGAAACCTCCCACTAGTTTCCTGGAAGCCTATACTTAGTGAAAAGGCTGCTGGAATCAACATAGTTCCTGTTGGGACACCACCAGCTCTGGGAATATGAAGACATTAAATTCCATTTATCAACAGAAATATCTTAAATGAAGAAATTTAAGTAGTATATAAAAGAGTAAAGTTCCATAAACATAAAGATTACCTCTAACTCTCTTGGTCTCTTGCAATTTCTAGTATCAGGTTTTACAAGTTGACTTGCCATCATATTCTGGAGGCAGGAACTGCAAAGTTTAGAGCAATGCCAATTTTAGGTGCAATCTCCACAATACAGCTCTCTCGAATCCTTCCCTGTCTTTCCATTCCTCCCGTCACTGTTAGTTTAGCCTCTCATTATTCATCACTTACCTAAACTACTCAAATTATCCCTCCTCTGTTCCATCCTACCAATTGCTGTTTGGGCAATCTTTCAAAACTCCGATTACTGCATTCTTACACTTAAAAGAACCTTTCCTTGACCATTCATTGCTCCAGAAGTTCAAATTGTGTGGTAGAGCACCTGGGGCCAGCCTACCAGTCCTGTGATTTTCTCCTACTCCTTCTACAATTACAGTAGTCTCTTTTGGCACTTTCTACTTTGTTTCAGGATTCATTAAAGACTTTTCTGCCTTCACAAAATCTTAATGTTGAAACAAATCTTGCTGactggttgtttagtcgctaatttGTGTTTGAGActttcaagaccccatggactttttagccagccaggctcctctgtccatgggatttccagggaagaatactggagtgggctgccattgccttctccaggggatcttccggacccacaGTTTGATCtttgacccacagatcaaaccggcacctccttcttggcaggcagattctttaccactgagccaccagggaagcccaaaaaatcCTATAGTTCATCTAATTCAATCTcagttttacagatgtgaaaaaacAGAGGCAGAGGTAGCTGACCAAATGCAAACATGTAAAATTAGGCCAGACTAGAAGAACCAAGATCTCTTGTAGTCTCAAAGAGACTTCTCTTTCTACCGTCCTATCTTACCTTCATATAgcattaaattttagttttaaattgcTTTCTCAAAAATTCTGAAGATAATTACCCTGTGAGCCTTAAAGATTAAACTTGGAAAATGTTGAAACCTAGAATGATATAATCTCTTCATCTTAATAGATGAGAATTCCTGTCAACACTCAAGTTATCAATTTGCTTGCTTTTTGAGAAACTACGTGGACCTGGAATATTGTAATGAATCTGTTTGCTTAGTCATATTTAAGAATCATATATATGACAGAAAGACAGCAGCAATCGGCAAACTCCAAACTGCGCTTCTACATCGCTGTCAGTATCTTTCTAATATGTAAACTTAAGCGCATTAACattaatgtgttaaaaaaaaatactacacatGCACAGTAGTGCTCGCTTTGCCTTGGGATGTTTGAGACTGTTTCAGGGAAGCCACCATGAGATTTGTTCTCGtctcccttcccctttctcttcccttttacaCCTCTTCTCGCCTCACTCAAAGAATGTGCATATATATCAAATCAAAACTTAATTAGGTAATGCCACTTCTGTAAAAAACAGATGACTTTTTCTGTcacagttttgggcttccctggtggctcagaagataaagaatctgcctgcaatgcaggaaacctgtgttccatccctaggtcaagaagataagctggaggaggaaatggcaacccactccagtattcttgcctggagaatcccatggagcgaGGAGTCTGGGGGGGCcaaagtccatgaggttgcaaagagtccaacgtgactgagcacctaacactttcactactttaaAGCCTCAGCTGAACCTGGTCAAGAGACTGGGCCTCCGCCTTCAACATATAACCGTTCACAGCCCCGGACCCTGGCTGTGCAACCTGACGCGTTGGTGCCATCGTCATTACCAAGTACTACCTTTCGGCCTTAAGCAATCGTTTTCTCCtcaccttctctttcttcccactGGGGCCCTCAGGCCAGCACACGTACCTCGCTTCtcaccacccaccccacctcccctttcctccccacTACCGTTTCAGCCCCACTAGAGACCCTGCGAGGAAGCATCCCCCTCTCACTGCCTCGCTTCACACGAACAGCCTTTGGGCGTTCATCCCCCGCTGCCCTACTCCAACATCAGTCGGGTCTCTGTACCTTCCTCCTAGGCCGAAGCGCGGGAATGAGGAGTCTGCCGCGTTGGCCTTCCCGTCAGGCAGCGCGCAGATCACGTGACACGCCCACGCCGCCTCCACTGAGCGGGGGTTTTTACCGGCAGGCCTTTCGGCTTGGAGTGTCCGTGAGCCAAAACTCCTCTCGCTTCCCCAGTGCTTGTCTAGAGAAGAAGGGGGAGATCTGAGGATGGTTCCTCAAAAAGAAAGACCAAGGAAGAACTGTCACAGGAAGGCAGTGTGTCCCAGCCTCTTGAAACCTCAGACAGGAAACCCAAAACAGTAGCACACCACCACCACTTTCCAAGTAAAAGTAACATCCTGTTCAGATGGTCTGTTTGCCAGAACGGTATAAACCTGAGTTTTCGTGGCTTAGCAAACCGAGATTTCTGTACATAGAATATCCGTTCCTTTACCTCCTTTTCTTTGGTGCAAGCAAACTTTGGgaattatagtttttttaaaaattccattcttGATGTTCAGTTTAGTCGACTTCATTGGCAGCttccaaaaaaatattttctaacacaCGTGGCTCACATATTTGAAATTACTCTCATTGGGCGCTTTAATATGGTGACTTTGACCTGCAACTTAAAAGATAGACATTCTACACTTAATGTTCAGttgtgaaggaaaataaaaagcatatcaCCTCATAAAACAAAGGTCAATAACACTTCCTGTAAATTCCAGGTCAACAATCTTGCACCTTAGCAAATTATACTTGACGTATACATATTATTAGTGTCCCCCCTCCCTTTGGCTTAtttaaatgttagctgttataaAGAATTGTAagtattgtgtgtatatatttattgtttgtggaaaAAACCGATTGTTTCAACTCCTAGGCAAAAGGAACTTAGTTTACCTTGAGTTGCTATTATTGTGAAATGTAAGTCATTCAGTAAAACTGGACCACGTGATTATGTGCGgctgaatggcaacccactggagtactcttgcctggaaaatcccatggacaaaggagactgtagGGCTACAGTCGGTGGAATTGAAAAAAGAGTAGGTGCAACTGAACACAATTGATAGtctttttaaagattcaaatCACCATATTAGGCCTGGTAGCAATGTATATTGAAACATTCCCTATTTGtgataaaaataaagggaaacGTTGTCATTGTGATGCTATGTCCTAAGTTTTTTGGTGTTCAAGTGTCctctcaagaaataaaaatataaaattaaaaaaaaatttttaatacccTTACTTGGTAAAATATAAAGGTATCCAATCaatgtttatcttttcattattatcattactgtTCTTATTATTCTTAATGGTCCATTAAATCCAAAAGTCTGAGAAATACTGATCCAATTCCTCTCCCAGCCTTCACATTGTATAATAGCCAAACGGGTAGTTATgtacttattaaaatatttccaggaaaaatttgtgttgttcagtagctcagttgtgaccgactctttgtgaccccatggactgcagcatgtgaggCTGAGAAAAATGATTCCACCTAATACACAAATGCTTACATCGGATTAAAAGGATACCatggacattttctttttaaaatcttttttccattatataaaataaatgagagtaAATGCAAGGGTGCAGAGGGTTATAATTGTCCAgcactttaaaatattcaaagagcTATCAtcctctcatttaattttcacaaacaaccctatgaagtaggtaggacatttgggttgctccatgtcaaagaaaaaaatgtttgtccccAAAGTAAGAAATAGGTAAATTATGCATTATGCACTTTTACAACTGGAGAGAAATAATTGGCAATGGGCCATTTAAAATGAACTTGCTTGGTGTTCTGCTTATTTAAATCACAGTTTGACTCTACTTAATGCTTTTGTGCTAATTGACCCAACTGAACAACACAGAGGATGAAACCTGTCATCAGTTTTAGTAATAtgctttaagtttttaaaaattatttatttatggctgtgccgagtcttcattgctgcatgcaggctttctctagttgtagcaactGGGGgttactctgtagttgcagtgcatgggcttcttgttgcagtggcttttctcattgccaagcacaggctctaggtgcctgCACTCAGTCGCTgtatgcacaggcttagttacttacctcagggcatgtggaatcttcccaaaccagggattaaacctttGTTCCCTGcctgggcaggcagattcctaaccactgaaccaccagcaaaATCCCATCatacacttctttttttattatttatttttaattggagaataattgctttacaatattgcattggtttcttaagtgtgcttttttcccttctgatAATCACTGTACCAAGCACCCTCAACCATCCTATCTTAGACTTCCTTTGTAATAACTGCTGTGGACATAATGTTTCTTTGACGTTATGAAATGAAAACCCTATCTTGTCgacaattaaaaaaacacacaagcaACAAAAACACTTCAACTAGCTGTTTTTATAAACGTTGTGTTTCCTAATTCTAGAACCCCTGTTTCCATACAGTCTCtgaactggcaaaaaaaaaaaaaaagaagcgaaaacaaaacaaaacaaaatcactgtGCTAATACAATTGAGCACGTTTTCAAGAGAAAATTAGCTAAGAAACTTTGTTTCTGTTAGTTATTTTCAAGGCTGTGATAGTAACACTCTGCTCTTTACCAGTTTCATTTTAGGTGGGGTGATTACATTACAGGACTTACCCTCCTAGGGATGATTATTCATCACTGTTGTTCACTTGCTGAGTCGTGTTCCGCTTCTGCCATCCTGTGGTATTCAGCACAGTTAGATGAGAAAATGTGCTAAAGCCTGAATAGAAAgtctcaaaagagaaaaattaatgtgAGAAAAATGCTTCTGATTGACCAAgcaggtgcttttttttttttttttttttaaagtgtttgggTGTACTTCGGGAAGAGGTACAAACTTTGAAGGGCCAGAACTTGCAACAGAAGAAATGATTTCattaacttttatattaaaagaaatatcCTTATTCTCTGACACTTTGTTTCAGGTTTCACTGCCTTAGGAAAGAGGCCACGTTTGAAGGCGGGTCCTAGGCGTGCCAAAATAGtctcctccctccaccttcttcctcctttctctcgaGTGCTACGCCCCCTCCTTCCCAGACGGCAGTCGGATCCGGACCGGCAGACAGTTCTGCTCTCCAATGCTTTCAGCGCTCCTGGctgcctgcttctgctgctgaAGGCGCTGCCGTCTTCtgtaaggaaaagaaagggaccTCAAACCTTTCATATCACGTTTCCTCTCCTAAGAAGCTATTGAGCACAGGTAAGAAATATCATTACTTGCTATTTAGAAACTCAAGTATGGAGATGGGAAGTGATAAGATAGA belongs to Bos indicus x Bos taurus breed Angus x Brahman F1 hybrid chromosome 15, Bos_hybrid_MaternalHap_v2.0, whole genome shotgun sequence and includes:
- the TEX12 gene encoding testis-expressed protein 12 isoform X1; translation: MKSTKLNIKNGIFKKTIIPKVCLHQRKGGTILRSPPSSLDKHWGSERSFGSRTLQAERPAGKNPRSVEAAWACHVICALPDGKANAADSSFPRFGLGGSSCLQNMMASQLVKPDTRNCKRPRELEPQMPDSPQLSSLGKSDSSLSESSGLFYKDEALEKDLNDMSKEINLMLSTYAKILSERAAVDASYIDEIDGLFKEANTIENFLIQKRELLRQRLTVIANTLHR
- the TEX12 gene encoding testis-expressed protein 12 isoform X2, giving the protein MKSTKLNIKNGIFKKTIIPKVCLHQRKGDKHWGSERSFGSRTLQAERPAGKNPRSVEAAWACHVICALPDGKANAADSSFPRFGLGGSSCLQNMMASQLVKPDTRNCKRPRELEPQMPDSPQLSSLGKSDSSLSESSGLFYKDEALEKDLNDMSKEINLMLSTYAKILSERAAVDASYIDEIDGLFKEANTIENFLIQKRELLRQRLTVIANTLHR